The following are from one region of the Capsicum annuum cultivar UCD-10X-F1 unplaced genomic scaffold, UCD10Xv1.1 ctg997, whole genome shotgun sequence genome:
- the LOC124895811 gene encoding uncharacterized protein LOC124895811, translating into MANNIFPNSIKDAPKCRICLEKVIDNAGRSITKLSCEHLFHTDCIGSEFNARGIMICPHCQVVEEKGNWVRFSNFGVEEETNEKGKYCEEQLITPEEELELPATIKMYDGNTSNMSNEMETEDPRADRVVLMDRMMKLIRQQKECIQYLCKQLHIPSPPAISPKMIDHKQIFFSGSNSAPDPMSHRVSTSHEQTHTIPSVELTELTCTSLGRDGHPLSCQCSCCRSSARKTRL; encoded by the exons ATGGCCAATAATATTTTTCCAAATAGTATAAAAGATGCCCCTAAGTGTAGAATATGTTTGGAAAAGGTAATTGACAATGCTGGGAGATCTATCACAAAACTTAGCTGTGAACACTTATTTCACACAG ACTGTATTGGGTCCGAGTTCAATGCAAGGGGGATTATGATATGCCCCCACTGCCAAGTTGTCGAAGAAAAAGGGAATTGGGTGCGATTTTCAAACTTTGGAGTTGAGGAAGAGACTAACGAAAAGGGCAAATATTGTGAAGAACAA CTAATAACACCTGAAGAAGAGTTGGAGCTTCCTGCAACGATCAAAATGTATGATGGAAATACTAGCAatatgag TAATGAGATGGAGACAGAAGACCCTAGGGCAGATAGAGTTGTCCTAATGGACAGAATGATGAAGCTTATTCGCCAACAAAAAGA ATGTATTCAGTACTTATGCAAACAATTGCATATTCCTTCTCCTCCGGCAATTTCTCCGAAGATGATAGATCATAAGCAAATCTTTTTCTCGGGATCAAATTCTGCGCCGGATCCCATGAGTCATAGAGTATCCACTTCGCACGAGCAGACTCACACAATACCGTCCGTGGAGCTCACCGAGCTCACATGTACTTCACTCGGTAGGGATGGTCACCCATTGTCTTGTCAATGTTCTTGTTGTCGTTCGTCTGCAAGAAAGACAcgtttatga